In Erigeron canadensis isolate Cc75 chromosome 8, C_canadensis_v1, whole genome shotgun sequence, the DNA window TTATAAATAGGGATTCAAGTTTTGTTGGTGAGATGTTTTTTTTGATCAATATATGAATTTCGTTTTTCCTTACTATCACAAGTGTGTGTTGGTGGGTGAATATTCCAGATTATCGGTATTCAATGTGAATCAACGATAGATCTGATTTTTTTGCTGCGATAGTATGTAGACTTAATGTTTAAATACAAGTAAAATTCTAATTTGTTACTATGGTTAATCTGTGTTTTTTTCTTAGTGAAACAATACACTGATACAAAAGGTTTTATGCATTTCAATGTCTTTCGGATGACTTTCCATTTGTTTGACCTCTTTTCTCTTCAGTTATATCTTTTCGCCTTAATCCATCCATTTGACCCATAAAACATTACCTAAATTGACCCATTTGTATATAATTAGGCCATAATTGCCAACTGCCGTATACATTGTGGTTTTCTTCGTAGCTTGCCTATGCCTTTTTTGAGTTAGCTGTGGATGATCCGCCGAATCCATTGTTGACTTCACCACGATCGATTAGGTGAAACGGTTCTGTGATCCATATAGGTTTCTTATTATCTTGCTAGAAACGTTATCTTCATATGTTTATTTCACTGCCAATTCTTTCTGAACTTTTGGTGTGCAGTTGAGAAGATTATGGTGTGAAGGACAACATATTGCTGGCATTCCTGCTGATGAAGTTCCAGATTTAAATTGCCATCTGTTGTATCAGCAGTTGCAAGTTATCAATTGCTGTATTTCTAGGAAACAGCGTCGTGCAATTGCTACAGAATCACTAGATTCAGTCTTAAAACAAGCCAATATCAACGATGACATGTCACCTTTAAATGAAGAAACTACTCCGGATCTTATGTATGCTCAAGTTAGCTCTGGAGAGCTGCCGAGCAATGTGAAAATTTAACACTGTTGGAAAATGGCGGACCTGTGTATGCCCCTGTTATGCAGGATTTTTCTAAGTTATTTGaattttcaatttaatttgGTGAGGTCAAGCTGCTTTTGTTTTAGTGGGAATATATTGATGTGTCATTTTTCAGGAAGAGCCCTTGCTCACAGAAGATCTTGTCAAGGAAACAGAGGAATTCATATTGCGTAAAGGGAGGTTAGTAACTGAGTAGTCAGATTCTATATGACAGGATCTCATGCTATCTTTCTGTTTCTTTGAAGTTTTACCTTTATTTTACTGATGATGATTGTATAAATAAGAGATAAGGTGTTGAATGAGGTAAGTTGTTTGATTTTCAGCTGTGTTCAGGATGTGCAATTGCAGAAGCCAGAATTTCGTCTAATGAATCTTTGTACAAGCTGTTCCTCGAGTGCAAAGATTATATTGCTACTTGTCAAGGAAAATTTTGGTTTGATATATGTCAGGTAtattaattttcttaatttcATGTATTTGTGAGTGACTGTTATCATTCATTAATTTTATCATTGGTGGTAGGTTAATGACACAGTGGTGATGATGGTACTGAACCCTGACGAGTTCATAAGGCTCACGAAGCATCACCAAGGGGATGATACTCCTACAGCTGGTGCACTTGAAGGTCGATTTTGAAGGCTGAGTTTTGTCTTTGGTTACAAAGACAAGAGTTCCGGGAAAACACCACCAAAAGAAACCCATTACGCCAATCTATCTCCTCGATGTTTTCAAAGAAACCACCAAGAGCAGAGAGTGCATCCCCAGTTGTGAAACCAGTTAGTTCAATTCAGAATGATTGGATAGATGTATAATCATTGATCTTATTCTAATGCACCGTCAACCAGGTACAATATTAAATTTTCAGACTGTCATGTATAATTGCACACAGATTCAAGAGATGACAAGATTGGCGGGTCAAGTGTGTAGCTTGTTCGAAAATGGGTCAGAAATGGACTCTGGTTTGTCATATTAGTTTGGCTTAGAACATCcagcttgggttgggttgacccacaACTCGACAAGTTAATGTGTCAAAAGTCAAATATAGTTACAGTACATTTCTATTACCgtaataattttcaaaacctGAATAATTATTTATGAGGTTGTCTACACTAAATAATTTGGGTTACATTTGACCCGTTCAACATAGGTAGAGAATCGTACATGGgatatttcatatttatgaATCAAATTGACTCATTGTTGGGAATGATTAGTGTTTTGAAAAGCAGATCAGACATTGAATTAGTAATCAGGAAAATGCTGTTTAAGTAGAAAAATAATCTGTGATGATGTAACTTGTGGTTCAATTCGGTTGATCGATTAATTCACCTATATATGCATTTGGTCAATTACAACACAACTAGTATATATGACAAACGGAAAAATGTTGaaattgataataaaaaaatatgagtaCAATTATAGGTTGGTGCCTGCATTTATGTAGCCTCACAAAACACACCATTCATCAACATACAGATACTGTTGTTGGTCATCACTACTAGCATGCAAAAGATTTTTCTATAGATACAGTTTTGTCACGTCAAGTCATTTAACTCATCATCCTTTTTCTCTTTAACGAACTGAGATACAGTATGTTGTATCTAGTTTACAGGTGATCATCAATGATGATTTGAAGAAAAATCTATatcaaattttcataatttttttccttatataCAACTTATAGCTGTACGTAATAGAATCGCTCTCTATGCATGGTCTTATGAATAATTTTTAAAGAATAAATccgaaaaagaaaaacttggtcTTCTGACCAATAAGGATCAACAGGGAATCCTGCAAAACGAAATGTAACCCCGATAAAATAAATCAACATTATTGTCGCGATGAATGGTTGTTTTGTGAGGCTACATATATAAATGCGCGCGCAGAAGGAAGTGTAAACCATCAAAAATCTGCTTTTTGTTGTGACTTTTGTCTTCGGAATAATATGGCCATATATCGTCGTGATGAATTTCGTTGGGTCCCACATGAATAAAGAAAACGAATATgtattaaaatgaaaagaaatagaaaacctaTTGCAACGACATGTCAATCAATATGtaacttttatcttttactttttatttatgtgttgtctatatataattaactttaatATTGCGGCAACTTAGTGGTAACAATAGTCAATAGGGaaacattttaatataatttaatggAGTAGTCATTTACTAAAAGTATTGTCTTGATTTTGTAAATCACCTAATGCATGCGACGCCACTagaaattttgacttttgagatcAAAATGGCTGGGTGGGAGAGTAAAGAGCGTGTATGACCCAAATGAATTGAACTACAAGGATGGATAGTGATGGTAAAGAAAAACATGAGTATTAAACTTGATAATGTGACAAACCACATGGGGCATTTGTGAAATAAACTCTTTTAAGTAGTAACTGTAGCGTGTAAGAAAAAGTCAAATCTGTGAAAGTTTggaaatgttgaaatttaaaCTGAGGTGTCTATATCCAAGACAAAAGGTAGCTGATCGAGGTTCAATTCCTAGACCATAATCCTAAATATATACCTGCTTTAAGGTAATTGTTCCGAAATCAAGAAGTTAATTATTGGAGCATGATATTATGCTATTAAAGTATCAATTGGTTGAAATCGTCTTTGATACGTACtcaatttataattaaactGATGAGTCTCATTTGGTTTTAATTGGTTaactaaattaaacatatacgggaaatttttttcttaatttagacgtatactagattattacccgcgtaatacgcgagaaatatatatagttaatcacatattaaatttttataatatcataagttgacaagtGTTTAACCgggtaagaattaaaccactaaaaaacctgaagttacattagtggttGTTTAGATTCTGGTTAACAGTGACCAGACAGTTGAAAAATAGATATATCATCTATCAGAGGTCTCACTAAGTAGggttttcgtttctttggatgtctttcatgcATCCGAATAAactgcattgtcattgtacttgtgctttaacgttttgctcgaatGATTTAGTTATATACTAAAATTTCTAAGCAATTTTagttatcaatctatatatcgcatgttgtgttaatctgacttaaaattatgcaacattgcaattttcatacaattatttttctgatatTAAGTTGTGATAGTTTACTATATACTCCATATTTGTTTTCCAGTTCTTAATTAAGAAGGTCGGTTTAACAACCGGTCCAATtctcaaaacattgatttaataaaaacgttatatgataaaaattatatacaaaaatccttataaccaaattttattcgttatatgataaaaatcctatataaaaataaaaacaaattatattaaaaaaaaaattcttattgtaaaaatgttaataattagttttaatgATAAGAAtgatgtaaaataaaatataaaagtattaCTTTCCATAAAACTATAAttcaaaacattaattattatgtctaaggaaataataataatttaagtttattaaaataaattagatctaaaaagttaaataaggtatatatatatgacatcatcatttgatttaacggctctaattaaaaattaaattttatctaagggtctatatttttttaattgtgaattaaagtttctcttttatatatttaaagatggTGACACCCATATTGTAGAACCGTACATCATATTTTCATCTCATACGGTTCTTAAAAAGTcataaataaatctaaaaacccatccattattctttttatatgtttgtaaGATAAAAAGATAGATAGAGATAACATAACCAACCAACCATATCTTAGCTAGAGTTAGCATATATTTTCAATGTGAtcgaatttatatataaaatatatactcgtagCTAGTAAGACCACAATCgttataatgaataaataaaattattaatatatataaataaaaacaatggcAGTCCACATTAAATGTTCATGCATGCATGCAAATTAATGCCTAAAAAATCCTCTATAAAACCATGCCACCTCTTTCCCAGAAATTATTATCAATAAAGTAGTTACATGCAACTAACAATGTCAACTTATTTTACTAATAAATTATTTGTCTACTATTTTCTCATCACCATAACTAATGCTCTTCTTCTAAGTTCAACAATCTCAGCCAGGAAGCTGCTAACAATAACCACGGCTCATCCGGTGGAAGAAAGTAGTGAATTATTATCAGGAAGCTTCGGGATCGGAGCAGGAGCCAACATGGGGAGTGGTGGAATGCTCGGGGGAGCTATTCCTGGAATGAATACAGGAATAGCCGGAGGTATTGGTGGGAACATCGGTGCCGGTATTGGTGGTGGTGCGCTAGGTGGTGGTCCAGCAGGATCAGATGGTGGGCTTGGTCAAggatttggtggtggtggagtgTATGGAGGTGGTGGTGCAAGAGGTGGTCAAGggtttggtggtggtggagatcaAGGCGTTGGTGGTGGGATTGGGAGGAGCATTGGAATGGGTGGTGGTATTGGTTCGGGTAATACTGGTTTGGGTAATGCAGGCATTGGTGCTGGGATTGGTGGTCATCTGGGTTTTGGTAGCGGCGGTGGAGGCTTGGACGGTCCGTCTTCACAACAATTGCCGTGATCGAGTTTGTTATTCATCTAGCTTGATCATCGTCCGCCGGTGTCTTTTGCATGCATTTATGTATGATTTGTGTTTTAATACTCTTAGTACTTAGCTTAATGAggtactccctccgtcccattaaaTGTGTCCAGTTTTGAATACTCAAAGtctattttttataagtttgaccttaaatattttttattggattatataatacttgacaAAAGTTATACCCAATGAAAACACATCTAAACCTCAACctattcatataactttcatcaagtattatgcaatacaaattaaaatatatttggtcAAAGTTGTagaaaaaagactttgaaaattcaaaactggACCTTGTTAATGGGACAGAGGGAGTATGTATTAGCAACGtatggttgattttaattaataaaagtatttgCATGCATGCAATTTAGTTTAATGATCATATGGTGTCCATGCCAGTTTATGGTATTTGGAGACTTCAAGATTAATTTTAAAGGTCTAGTCTAGTTcattaacatataaattaaagtaaaaaaaaaaaaaaatagctcaATTTATTCTATGAACTACAAAAGTGCTagctaataataaaaaagatgtaAATGTTGATGAAAAATCAATAAAGGTTACTAAAATGcaaattaaataatgatatttagtCCAAATCCGGATATTAAGTTTACTATATAAAATATTGAGGCCTTAAATTTTTTGGGTCTAAAACAATCGCCTAATCATATCTCATAATACTATTGAGTCACCTCGATATGGTCTACTGCACTCATCATTTCGTTGTTTGTTAGAGGCTATATTGTTCAAAATGACaacaatttataaattaatggGTTATCATATCAACACACATTACCGGAGTCAAAGTTCAAAATGACAAAAAGGACAAGATGTTGATGGATATTTTAGTCAGGACAATTTTTGTGAAACTCATTTTTCCAAATTGAAAATGTTGCTACAAAAAGTTGTAACTATAATCAGAATTTTTGGTGTTGATGGTAATAGTgagaggttttttttattttgcggACTAAACACAACCGTAAGATCAACTTTTATCGTTAAAGAGGTGATCATCAACGCACTGATCATTTCTTATACGAAGAAAAAAACCTTTGTTCATTTTTAACCATTCATGAAATATTATCCAACAATTTGGATCCAGTCTATGCATTTGGTTAGCCAATTCTTTCCAATATGACCTTTTGGCTAGCCATGACCGATCAAGAAAGCATTTCTCTGTTGATGTTTTACGAAGGATTATTATAAACACAGCCAATTtaacttattaaaatatttggTTAAGTATGTCGGAATATAATTAACTTAACACAAAAGTTATTGTGTCTATAAACTAAAAAACTCTATTGTAGATAAAAAACTCGAAAAAATGTTCAATTGATGTACCAGACAACCGGTTCCACATAAGCCATTTCCCGgtttttattactatatatatttacctggtttttttacatacaataaaggtttttttatagtttatgcatataataacttttcatgcttagttgattacatTTCAATGCACTTaatccatatatattttaaaaagttttatatttgaatataaGACACTATTgataatatgtataattttttgaggacaatatatatttgtcttatatagaaattcaaaaataattatggTAAAACATgattaaactattttttttattctaaatGAATTTTCTTTAGAACGAGATGTTATTTTAATTCTCTTAGATTACATTCTTTTagattacatgaatgtatgggATAGAATTTGAACTCTAGAAAAAAATCTGACTCGTGTTAATTTACCCTATAAATATGGAAAGTAGACTctcatttcaaatttaaaaatcttaCGTTACTAATGGGCAAAACTCCATTGTTGATTGAAATATTATTTTACTCAAATGTTAATCAAtgttatatatctaataaaattttcaatttatcattttaccttttatttGAACTCAtgtatatgttttaattttagaaGTGTCATCAATAAATTGAATAAATCGAACTAATGATTTATGTTAAACCCGACAAACTTATGTAAAAGCTTGAGCTTGAACAATGTGAGTTTTCCCCTTAGGAGTTTCTAACCGAGGGTATAAATTAGGTATCTATCCAATGAGAGAGTTCTTTTATCACGGGTTCGATTAAAATAATCACTATAAATtatgttgcatttgttcacacttttagttagtgtgaatagattaaaaattttaccacacttttatgtgtgtatatagaactaaaagtgtgtagaaatttctccacactaaaaagtgtgtagaattaaaagtttacactttttagtgtgaactttcataattattttgtcatacCCCATTTGTGCACGCTAACTTAACTTTTTAGTTAGCGTAGACAAATGGGgggtgacaaaataattatgaaagtgtgaacttttaattctacacatTTTTTAGTATGGAGAAATTTCTacaaacttttatttctatatactttaacacacaaaaaaatgtgacaaaattgttaatttgttcGCACTCCATTAAAAGCGTGAACAATTAATACAATATTGTCACCTTCAAAAAGATGGCGCCTGGTATCCCGACCATatttttggtaacccgaccagactATTAATGACAGGGGAGCCGCTTTTACTCtaccagatttaccattacagacagGGGGCCCACACTATTTTAGAGGGATATGGTCGAGATACTAAAAATGTTGGTCGGGATGCACCAGCCGAAAAAGATGCATGGAGTAACTCTGTATAAACAGTACTAATTATTAAAATCCGTAAGTGGTTCTAGAATGTTATTATCGAAAGTTTCAATCTAATGTAGACAAGTTAAAATCCAATTTAAACAAGTTTAATATCAACAAAATTATATCAGTTTCTAAAAAACAACTCAATTCAATAAATATTCACTCAATAAATATTTCAAGCTATAATTTTAGACTTGAGAGCTTGATTTTGATAGCAAAACTCGTGCTCGAATTTTTAACTTTAACATGCATTTTTAATTACTCCTTATAATTGGGCGGTTattatacaagtacaaaaagattatataattcaataaaaattcaaaacacacacgcacacacaccATCAACCCATGTCTCACTCAATGGAGACTCAGACTCAAGGTACGGCTTCCTTAACACAGTATTTCTTCAatcttctatatctataacgtatatgtatattatatatgtatatatatatatagcgtgtgtatgtgtgtagctagttatgtaatttgttgttaTTTCTCAGTTT includes these proteins:
- the LOC122610730 gene encoding glycine-rich protein 5-like, which translates into the protein MSTYFTNKLFVYYFLITITNALLLSSTISARKLLTITTAHPVEESSELLSGSFGIGAGANMGSGGMLGGAIPGMNTGIAGGIGGNIGAGIGGGALGGGPAGSDGGLGQGFGGGGVYGGGGARGGQGFGGGGDQGVGGGIGRSIGMGGGIGSGNTGLGNAGIGAGIGGHLGFGSGGGGLDGPSSQQLP